One window from the genome of Pseudonocardia hierapolitana encodes:
- a CDS encoding RbsD/FucU family protein produces the protein MLSGIHPLLTGPLLAHLDAMGHSDAVVLADAHFPAHRLGSRVLDLPGVATPDLMAAIRTVVPLDDAPAVDLMATPDGEQLPVQKELITAAGTGEVRFLDRFAFYDAAAPAYLIVRTGETRVYGNAILRKGVVT, from the coding sequence GTGCTCTCCGGCATCCACCCGCTCCTGACCGGGCCGCTGCTCGCCCACCTCGACGCCATGGGCCATTCGGACGCCGTCGTGCTCGCCGACGCGCACTTCCCGGCCCACCGGCTGGGCTCTCGCGTGCTGGATCTGCCTGGCGTCGCGACACCGGATCTCATGGCGGCGATCCGCACCGTCGTCCCGCTGGACGACGCGCCCGCCGTCGACCTCATGGCCACGCCGGACGGCGAGCAGCTCCCCGTGCAGAAGGAGCTCATCACCGCCGCAGGCACGGGCGAGGTGCGCTTCCTCGACCGGTTCGCCTTCTACGACGCCGCCGCGCCCGCGTACCTGATCGTGCGCACCGGCGAGACCCGCGTGTACGGCAACGCGATCCTCCGGAAGGGGGTCGTGACGTGA
- a CDS encoding sugar ABC transporter ATP-binding protein: MTETSKTATSTTETLLLQAKGVGKSFPGVRALQDMHIELRRGEVLALVGENGAGKSTLMKLLSGIYTADEGEFFLEGKPLQVSGPRDALEQGISIIHQEFNLMPDLTVAQNIFIGREPKAGRFFLGERALEAKTAELLDRLHMPLKPGQRVGDLTVAKQQMVEIAKALSYEPRILIMDEPTAALNDAEVRVLHDLIRRFRRPDTGVIYISHRMDELKVISDRITVIRDGRYIDTLDTATTTMPEVISRMVGREILGGLGPEGVRDDRPVVLSVRGLTTKELLKDVSFDLREGEILGFAGLMGAGRTEVARALVGADPVESGTVELRGKPVRITSPAEAARHRIGYLSEDRKHLGLLLDQDVNANIGLSSIRERFQSWGFVKDKTMRARSREVVDSLRIRTPSIEQTAKFLSGGNQQKVVIAKWLVKDCDVLIFDEPTRGIDVGAKEEIYRLLNDLAAQGKSIIMISSELPEVLRMSHRVVVMSEGRVTGQLDAAEATQESVMHFATLRPETEAVS; the protein is encoded by the coding sequence GTGACCGAGACGTCCAAGACCGCGACGTCCACGACCGAGACGTTGCTGCTGCAGGCGAAGGGCGTCGGGAAGAGCTTCCCGGGCGTGCGGGCGCTGCAGGACATGCACATCGAGCTGCGCCGCGGCGAGGTGCTCGCGCTCGTCGGGGAGAACGGCGCGGGCAAGTCCACGCTCATGAAGCTGCTGTCGGGCATCTACACCGCGGACGAGGGCGAGTTCTTCCTCGAGGGGAAGCCGCTGCAGGTGAGCGGCCCGCGCGACGCGCTGGAGCAGGGCATCAGCATCATCCACCAGGAGTTCAACCTGATGCCCGACCTCACGGTCGCACAGAACATCTTCATCGGCCGTGAGCCGAAGGCCGGGCGCTTCTTCCTCGGCGAGCGGGCCCTGGAGGCGAAGACCGCCGAGCTGCTCGACCGGCTGCACATGCCGTTGAAGCCAGGGCAGCGGGTGGGCGACCTGACCGTCGCGAAGCAGCAGATGGTGGAGATCGCGAAGGCCCTGTCCTACGAGCCCCGCATCCTGATCATGGACGAGCCCACGGCAGCGCTGAACGACGCCGAGGTGCGGGTGCTGCACGACCTCATCCGGCGCTTCCGCCGCCCGGACACCGGCGTCATCTACATCTCGCACCGGATGGACGAGCTGAAGGTGATCAGCGACCGGATCACCGTGATCCGCGACGGCCGCTACATCGACACCCTCGATACGGCCACCACGACGATGCCCGAGGTCATCTCGCGGATGGTGGGCCGGGAGATCCTCGGTGGCCTCGGGCCCGAAGGCGTGCGGGACGACCGGCCCGTCGTGCTCTCGGTGCGCGGGCTCACCACCAAGGAGCTGCTGAAGGACGTCTCCTTCGACCTGCGCGAGGGCGAGATCCTCGGCTTCGCCGGGCTGATGGGCGCCGGGCGCACCGAGGTGGCCCGCGCGCTCGTCGGCGCCGACCCCGTGGAGTCGGGCACGGTCGAGCTGCGGGGGAAGCCGGTGCGGATCACCTCGCCGGCCGAGGCGGCCAGGCACCGCATCGGCTACCTGTCCGAGGACCGCAAGCACCTCGGGCTGCTGCTCGACCAGGACGTCAACGCCAACATCGGGCTCAGCTCGATCCGCGAGAGGTTCCAGTCCTGGGGGTTCGTCAAGGACAAGACGATGCGGGCCCGCTCGCGGGAGGTCGTCGACTCGCTGCGCATCCGGACCCCGTCGATCGAGCAGACCGCCAAGTTCCTCTCCGGTGGCAACCAGCAGAAGGTCGTCATCGCGAAGTGGCTGGTCAAGGACTGCGACGTCCTGATCTTCGACGAGCCGACCCGCGGGATCGACGTGGGCGCCAAGGAGGAGATCTACCGGTTGCTCAACGACCTCGCCGCCCAGGGCAAGTCGATCATCATGATCTCCTCCGAGCTGCCGGAGGTGCTGAGGATGTCGCACCGGGTCGTCGTGATGAGCGAGGGCCGGGTCACCGGGCAGCTCGATGCAGCCGAAGCCACCCAGGAGAGCGTCATGCACTTCGCCACCCTGCGTCCGGAGACGGAGGCCGTGAGTTGA
- a CDS encoding ABC transporter permease codes for MTTPTATEEEQRKEAPAGVRHSLRAGLQQFLAFASLLVIFVFFSIVSPNFFNYGNITNILFSTVVIGTLALGTTFVIITGGIDLSIGTGMTLCAVMSGVLIVNAGVPLPLGVLGAILFGGLLGLVNGLNVALLGLPPFIATLAMMLVAQGLALVVSNSTPIYFDQTPAYIDISIGSIIPGANFPNAVIILALAAVIAGVLLNKTVLGRYTYSIGSNEEATALSGIDVRRWKIIIYTLAGLFTGLAGVMISARLGSAQPATGMGYELQAIAAVVIGGTSLSGGKGSIVGTVIGALIISVLNNGLQIMSIPQEWQNVILGCVILLAVYADRARKSTTA; via the coding sequence TTGACAACCCCCACCGCGACCGAGGAGGAGCAGCGCAAGGAAGCGCCCGCAGGGGTGCGCCACTCGCTGCGGGCCGGGCTGCAGCAGTTCCTCGCATTCGCGAGCCTGCTCGTGATCTTCGTGTTCTTCTCGATCGTCAGCCCGAACTTCTTCAACTACGGCAACATCACCAACATCCTGTTCTCGACGGTCGTGATCGGCACGCTCGCGCTCGGCACCACCTTCGTGATCATCACGGGTGGTATCGACCTGTCGATCGGCACCGGCATGACGCTGTGCGCCGTGATGTCCGGGGTGCTGATCGTCAACGCGGGGGTCCCGCTTCCGCTCGGCGTGCTCGGCGCGATCCTCTTCGGCGGGCTCCTCGGGCTGGTCAACGGCCTGAACGTGGCCCTGCTCGGGCTGCCGCCGTTCATCGCGACGCTGGCGATGATGCTGGTGGCGCAGGGGCTGGCGCTGGTCGTCTCGAACAGCACGCCGATCTACTTCGACCAGACCCCGGCCTACATCGACATCTCGATCGGCAGCATCATCCCCGGCGCCAACTTCCCGAACGCCGTGATCATCCTGGCGCTGGCCGCGGTGATCGCCGGTGTGCTGCTCAACAAGACGGTGCTCGGGCGCTACACCTACTCCATCGGCAGCAACGAGGAGGCCACCGCGCTCTCCGGCATCGACGTGCGCCGGTGGAAGATCATCATCTACACGCTCGCCGGCCTGTTCACCGGTCTCGCGGGCGTGATGATCTCGGCCCGCCTCGGTTCGGCCCAGCCCGCCACCGGCATGGGCTACGAGCTCCAGGCGATCGCGGCCGTCGTGATCGGAGGCACCTCCCTCTCGGGGGGCAAGGGCTCGATTGTCGGTACGGTCATCGGTGCCCTGATCATCTCGGTGCTGAACAACGGGTTGCAGATCATGTCGATCCCGCAGGAATGGCAGAACGTCATCCTCGGCTGCGTGATCCTGCTCGCCGTGTACGCAGACCGGGCACGCAAGAGCACCACCGCCTGA
- a CDS encoding ABC transporter substrate-binding protein — MRIHRIGAAFAAAAFALTAAACGGSSDAGAGGEQPYIAIVSKGFQHQFWQAVKQGAEQEAAVQGVRISFEGPASESEVEAQVTMLTNALGRQPDVLGFAALDSRAAAPLLQQARSSNIPVIAFDSGVDSDIPLTTAATDNKAAAAEAAKHMAEALGGTGKVGLVVHDQTSRTGQDRRDGFLEWMRTNAPGIQVLDPQYGGGDQAKSADITKAIIAANPDLRGIYAANEGSAIGVLRGVAESGKTGLTVIGFDSGTGQIEAIRNGQMLGAVTQDPIGMGKALVDAAAKAHRGEQLPKVIDTGFYWYDKSNIDSPQIQPLLYQ; from the coding sequence ATGCGGATCCACCGGATCGGAGCGGCTTTCGCGGCGGCCGCCTTCGCCTTGACGGCCGCGGCGTGCGGCGGCTCGTCCGACGCGGGCGCGGGCGGCGAACAGCCGTACATCGCCATCGTCTCCAAGGGTTTCCAGCACCAGTTCTGGCAGGCCGTCAAGCAGGGCGCGGAGCAGGAAGCGGCCGTGCAGGGCGTGCGGATCAGCTTCGAGGGGCCGGCCAGCGAGTCCGAGGTCGAGGCCCAGGTGACGATGCTGACCAACGCGCTGGGCCGCCAGCCCGACGTGCTCGGCTTCGCCGCCCTCGACTCGCGTGCCGCGGCCCCGCTGCTGCAGCAGGCGCGGAGCAGCAACATCCCGGTGATCGCGTTCGACTCCGGGGTCGACAGCGACATCCCGCTCACCACCGCGGCAACCGACAACAAGGCCGCCGCGGCCGAGGCCGCGAAGCACATGGCCGAGGCGCTCGGCGGCACCGGCAAGGTCGGTCTGGTCGTGCACGACCAGACCAGCCGCACCGGGCAGGACCGCCGCGACGGCTTCCTTGAGTGGATGCGCACCAACGCACCGGGCATCCAGGTCCTCGACCCGCAGTACGGCGGCGGCGACCAGGCCAAGTCCGCCGACATCACCAAGGCGATCATCGCCGCCAACCCGGACCTGCGCGGCATCTACGCCGCCAACGAGGGCTCGGCGATCGGCGTCCTGCGCGGGGTCGCGGAGAGCGGCAAGACCGGGCTCACCGTCATCGGCTTCGACTCCGGCACCGGCCAGATCGAGGCGATCCGGAACGGGCAGATGCTCGGCGCGGTCACCCAGGACCCGATCGGCATGGGCAAGGCGCTCGTCGACGCGGCGGCCAAGGCCCACCGCGGCGAGCAGCTGCCGAAGGTGATCGACACCGGTTTCTACTGGTACGACAAGAGCAACATCGACAGCCCGCAGATCCAGCCGCTGCTCTACCAGTAG
- a CDS encoding FadR/GntR family transcriptional regulator has protein sequence MAVTDEAILKIKAMIRSGELRPGDRLPPEKELSEALGLSRSSLREAVKALEVIRVLDVRRGDGTYVTSLTPDILLDAMSFVVDIHQDSSVLELFEVRRILEPAAATLAAPRTTADDIAHLNDLLAQVHGTTSVDDLVAHDQVFHRYIAELAGNAYLTSLLETLSSSTMRARIWRGLSEEGAVERTLTEHRAIVEALARGDATLAAAHATVHINGVAEWLRQAMG, from the coding sequence GTGGCCGTCACCGACGAGGCGATCCTCAAGATCAAGGCGATGATCCGGTCCGGCGAGCTGCGCCCGGGGGACCGGCTGCCGCCGGAGAAGGAGCTGTCCGAGGCGCTCGGGCTCTCCCGCAGCTCGCTGCGCGAGGCGGTGAAGGCCCTGGAAGTGATCCGCGTGCTGGACGTGCGGCGCGGTGACGGCACGTACGTCACCAGCCTGACGCCCGACATCCTGCTCGACGCGATGTCGTTCGTCGTCGACATCCACCAGGACTCGTCGGTGCTGGAGCTGTTCGAGGTGCGCCGGATCCTGGAACCGGCCGCGGCCACGCTCGCCGCCCCCCGGACCACCGCCGACGACATCGCGCACCTGAACGACCTGCTCGCCCAGGTGCACGGCACCACGTCGGTGGACGACCTGGTGGCCCACGACCAGGTGTTCCACCGCTACATCGCCGAGCTGGCCGGCAACGCCTACCTGACGAGCCTGCTCGAGACGCTCTCCAGCAGCACCATGCGCGCGCGGATCTGGCGAGGGCTCTCGGAGGAGGGCGCGGTGGAGCGCACGCTGACCGAGCACCGCGCCATCGTCGAGGCGCTGGCACGGGGCGACGCGACGCTCGCGGCGGCGCACGCGACGGTGCACATCAACGGCGTCGCGGAGTGGCTGCGCCAGGCGATGGGCTGA
- a CDS encoding SDR family NAD(P)-dependent oxidoreductase, with product MINAGVATEWGVDPADVHAELLRRAYEVNVFGVVTVTRAAIPLLRRSAAARVVNTASPLGSLTLMTDPASPVSQSSLLAYNSSKAALNALTVMYANVLRPDGILVNAANPGLVATDLNGFTAGATTDGLTVRTPERGAEVPVRLALLGPDGPTGRFFGDDEFAVAGTVPW from the coding sequence TTGATCAACGCGGGTGTCGCGACCGAATGGGGCGTCGATCCGGCCGACGTGCACGCGGAGCTGCTGCGCCGGGCGTACGAGGTGAACGTGTTCGGGGTTGTGACGGTTACGCGCGCGGCGATCCCGCTGCTGCGCCGCTCGGCGGCTGCCCGGGTCGTCAACACGGCCAGCCCGCTGGGCTCGCTCACGCTGATGACCGACCCGGCGAGCCCGGTGTCGCAGAGCAGCCTGCTCGCCTACAACTCCTCGAAGGCCGCGCTCAACGCGCTCACCGTGATGTACGCGAACGTGCTCCGGCCGGACGGGATCCTGGTGAACGCGGCGAACCCCGGTCTGGTGGCCACCGACCTCAACGGCTTCACCGCAGGCGCCACGACCGACGGCCTCACGGTCCGCACGCCCGAGCGCGGCGCCGAGGTGCCGGTGCGGCTCGCGCTGCTCGGCCCGGACGGGCCCACCGGCCGGTTCTTCGGCGATGACGAGTTCGCAGTTGCCGGGACCGTCCCGTGGTGA